Proteins co-encoded in one Pyxidicoccus xibeiensis genomic window:
- a CDS encoding DsbA family oxidoreductase, whose translation MKTLHKPLQITIYQDVLCSWCYLADLRLDVLRQEFGEALRWSVRPYPLRLQDALPTEREKRGLVEEVQRAQREPDPNASLLSTDLWLGGDPPRTSVPALAALEAARLQGPQARAFLARSMQRAALEQGINVSRTDVVFELASRVGLAMNEFSAAFRSEETRRLILDEHRDAANRGVRGVPTLVIGGRWMLCGLRELSEYREHILACLGKLSVPRSGSPERLVH comes from the coding sequence ATGAAAACGCTGCACAAGCCGCTGCAGATAACCATCTACCAGGACGTGCTCTGCTCCTGGTGCTACCTCGCCGACCTCCGTCTGGACGTCCTCCGCCAGGAGTTTGGCGAGGCCCTCCGCTGGAGCGTCAGGCCGTATCCGCTGCGCCTCCAGGATGCCCTTCCCACGGAGCGCGAGAAGCGCGGCCTGGTGGAAGAGGTGCAGCGGGCTCAGCGAGAACCGGACCCCAACGCGAGCCTCCTCTCCACGGACCTGTGGCTCGGTGGAGATCCACCGCGCACCAGCGTGCCGGCACTGGCGGCGCTCGAAGCCGCGCGGCTCCAGGGCCCGCAGGCGCGCGCGTTCCTCGCGCGCTCCATGCAGCGCGCCGCGCTGGAGCAGGGCATCAACGTGTCGCGCACGGACGTGGTGTTCGAGCTCGCGTCGCGCGTGGGCCTGGCGATGAACGAGTTCTCCGCCGCGTTCCGCTCGGAAGAGACGCGGCGCCTCATCCTCGACGAGCACCGGGATGCGGCCAACCGCGGCGTGCGCGGCGTGCCCACGCTGGTCATCGGCGGCCGGTGGATGCTGTGCGGCCTGCGCGAGCTCAGCGAGTACCGCGAGCACATCCTCGCGTGCCTGGGCAAGCTGTCCGTGCCCCGCTCGGGCTCCCCCGAGCGGCTGGTGCACTAG
- a CDS encoding B-box zinc finger protein: MSEMGFGPETGASCPRHQGLAAVATCERCGNFMCRTCSRGGSEATCPSCRERTGQEVAFPLSRDNWSIGGLVETCWEAFKREWVMITVGVLIVAGASIVGQIASQIISLIGGAVDSVAVTLVAAVVGYLVATVIQGVVTIGFFRMLFDVLNGQKADLARVFTQFHKTVPYLLTSLLTIAMVLPFAFVVIGAALAVAAATGGLEALQGVDWTALGDAEAGDAAFEGLSALGPSLGAMVFVATALYIFPGLWLMMPLVLVQPELAKQDNPTPMETLRRCFAYARGQRLSMLGTTLLGGLFVVAGFMACCVGFLPAAGLVQVLMAGLYLTLSNGADQA, encoded by the coding sequence ATGTCGGAGATGGGTTTCGGACCGGAGACCGGGGCGAGCTGTCCGCGCCACCAGGGACTGGCGGCAGTGGCCACGTGCGAGCGCTGCGGCAACTTCATGTGCCGCACCTGCAGCCGCGGCGGCAGTGAGGCTACGTGCCCCTCGTGCCGGGAGCGCACGGGCCAGGAGGTGGCCTTCCCGCTCAGCCGCGACAACTGGAGCATCGGCGGGCTGGTGGAGACGTGCTGGGAGGCCTTCAAGCGCGAGTGGGTGATGATTACCGTCGGCGTGCTCATCGTCGCCGGCGCGTCCATCGTCGGCCAGATTGCCTCGCAGATCATCTCCCTCATCGGCGGGGCGGTGGACAGCGTGGCCGTCACCCTCGTCGCCGCCGTCGTCGGCTACCTCGTGGCGACGGTGATTCAGGGCGTGGTGACCATCGGCTTCTTCCGCATGCTCTTCGACGTGCTCAACGGGCAGAAGGCGGACCTGGCGCGGGTGTTCACCCAGTTCCACAAGACGGTGCCGTACCTGCTCACCTCGCTGCTCACCATCGCCATGGTGCTGCCGTTCGCCTTCGTCGTCATCGGGGCCGCGCTGGCGGTGGCCGCCGCCACCGGCGGCCTCGAGGCCCTGCAGGGGGTGGACTGGACGGCGCTGGGCGACGCCGAGGCCGGGGACGCGGCGTTCGAGGGCCTCTCCGCGCTGGGCCCCAGCCTCGGGGCGATGGTGTTCGTGGCCACCGCGCTCTACATCTTCCCGGGCCTGTGGCTGATGATGCCGCTGGTATTGGTGCAGCCGGAGCTGGCGAAGCAGGACAACCCCACCCCCATGGAGACGCTGCGCCGCTGCTTCGCCTACGCGCGCGGCCAGCGCCTGTCCATGCTGGGCACCACGCTGCTGGGCGGCCTCTTCGTCGTCGCCGGCTTCATGGCCTGCTGCGTGGGCTTCCTCCCCGCCGCCGGACTCGTGCAGGTCCTGATGGCGGGGCTCTACCTCACGCTCAGCAACGGCGCGGACCAGGCCTGA
- a CDS encoding carboxypeptidase regulatory-like domain-containing protein, protein MKRHLLIASCVLLGLTSGCGSDGSAPDPGVRTEDAEAVDMDNLRIRVSGRAAVLPEAARLLESRGQPVPSLDGVPVTIEEPLRVAVNDVNATFGSSALSANGDFSVDEVAVREVHLSLAAGLSAPGFVRTATVVYDTAFSGARPRTDLIDARVWALPEAFHDALGAAVGESRVRGHTGDKAATLRDAGFVLGRVVDANGRPVAGARVAPDRSELAERIYYPTADFSGVGQEGTGADGLFLYVHTGADAETFRLSVEGAQDYVPRNAGAAPGWGLMLTVYPGNHPPPEP, encoded by the coding sequence ATGAAGCGCCATCTGCTGATTGCCTCCTGTGTACTGCTCGGACTCACGTCGGGCTGTGGCTCCGACGGCTCCGCGCCGGACCCTGGCGTCCGGACCGAGGACGCCGAGGCCGTGGACATGGACAACCTCCGCATCCGCGTCAGCGGCCGTGCGGCGGTGCTGCCCGAGGCCGCGCGGCTCCTGGAGTCGCGGGGCCAGCCGGTGCCCTCGCTGGACGGCGTGCCCGTCACCATCGAGGAGCCGCTGCGCGTCGCCGTGAATGACGTCAACGCCACGTTCGGCTCCAGCGCGCTGTCCGCCAATGGGGACTTCAGCGTGGACGAGGTCGCCGTGCGCGAGGTGCACCTGAGCCTGGCGGCGGGCCTCTCCGCGCCGGGGTTCGTCCGCACGGCCACCGTCGTCTACGACACCGCCTTCAGCGGAGCGCGCCCGCGCACGGACCTCATCGACGCGCGCGTGTGGGCGCTGCCGGAGGCCTTCCACGACGCGCTGGGGGCCGCGGTGGGCGAGTCCCGCGTGCGCGGGCATACCGGGGACAAGGCGGCCACGCTGCGCGACGCGGGCTTCGTGCTGGGCCGCGTGGTGGATGCGAATGGCCGCCCGGTGGCGGGCGCGCGCGTGGCGCCCGACCGGAGCGAGCTGGCCGAGCGCATCTATTACCCGACCGCGGACTTCAGCGGCGTGGGCCAGGAGGGCACCGGCGCGGACGGCCTCTTCCTCTACGTCCACACCGGTGCGGATGCGGAGACGTTCCGCCTGAGCGTCGAGGGCGCGCAGGACTACGTGCCGCGCAACGCGGGTGCCGCGCCCGGCTGGGGCCTGATGCTCACCGTCTACCCCGGCAACCATCCGCCTCCGGAGCCCTGA
- a CDS encoding sensor histidine kinase, which translates to MSGSWRLQSRIATVVRALAWLAALGAPALGVLSLVGWARGVPVLKSLVTGFPVTPPPSCLALILGGLALGLRLPRRHSRLREVLAVSCAAGMMAIGAGSLWLEVTGQVSLLDALFAGMAQAGEGTQSAPALTLSPLTSVCLLLLGPALLLAGARGHVAAKDTLAVLSLLGAMLGFNGLLFGPLVASGTLPFLAQRSMGLPTALSLLLLGMGTLCARPEQGLMARVTRDTLGGFLARRLVPVTLLGPPLLGLSLVLLHLVGAINPEAKFPIFATVVSTGGAALVLLAARALDVLEARREQATAALEASEARFRGLLETTPAPLLTVDSLGLLRFVNAEAERVFGYSREELLGREVEVLVPEGLFGGHRVGSDLSERALDGLRKDGSRVPLEVRLRPVSGEQGPSVLAVLRDVTERELHLASVQRAREEAEMQRSRLQALLDHAPVGVIFLDLEHGAVIANPVAENMVGMSLPFIGKRGYLDRLRHPDGRPVREEELPSTLAARTGKMVGPAEFRIDYHDGRSLPVLTTAAPVLDASGRARGVVITAQDLTTRHELERLREEYVSLISHDLRSPLQTINLRASLLRRGLRERRLSREEELTEAILRSVAWMNSMIEELLEGSRLEAKRDTLRREPKDLVRFLEEVLERDVPPDLRERFRLEVAGPMPHVWVDPARLERVLANLLGNAAKYSPAALPVVVRARAHEAHVVVSVSDQGPGLAPEDAVHIFEKYYRTRQGSASDTKGLGLGLYISRLIIEAHDGRIWVESQPGRGASFCFSLPVGPPRQQPASAPGTPAHEPGPPGRG; encoded by the coding sequence ATGAGCGGGAGCTGGAGGCTCCAGAGTCGAATCGCGACGGTGGTCCGCGCGCTGGCATGGCTCGCGGCGCTGGGCGCTCCCGCCCTGGGAGTGCTGAGCCTGGTCGGCTGGGCCCGGGGAGTCCCGGTGCTGAAGTCACTGGTGACGGGCTTCCCCGTGACGCCGCCGCCGAGCTGCCTGGCGCTGATTCTCGGAGGCCTGGCGCTGGGCCTGCGCCTGCCTCGCCGGCACTCTCGGCTGCGTGAGGTGCTGGCCGTGTCCTGCGCGGCGGGGATGATGGCCATTGGCGCAGGCAGCCTCTGGCTCGAAGTGACGGGCCAGGTGTCGCTGCTGGACGCGCTGTTCGCGGGGATGGCCCAGGCAGGCGAAGGGACGCAGAGCGCCCCTGCCCTCACGCTCTCCCCGCTGACCTCCGTCTGCCTGCTGCTGCTGGGCCCCGCGCTGCTGCTGGCGGGCGCCCGGGGCCACGTCGCCGCGAAGGACACGCTCGCGGTGCTGTCGCTGCTGGGCGCCATGCTGGGCTTCAACGGCCTGCTGTTCGGCCCGCTGGTAGCCTCCGGCACCCTGCCCTTCCTCGCCCAGCGCAGCATGGGCCTGCCCACCGCGCTGTCACTGCTGCTGCTGGGCATGGGGACGCTGTGCGCCAGGCCCGAGCAGGGGCTGATGGCCCGCGTCACCCGGGACACGCTCGGGGGCTTCCTCGCGCGCCGGCTCGTCCCGGTGACCCTGCTGGGCCCGCCGCTGCTGGGCCTGTCACTGGTGTTGCTGCACCTGGTGGGCGCCATCAACCCCGAGGCGAAGTTCCCCATCTTCGCCACCGTGGTGAGCACGGGCGGCGCGGCCCTGGTGCTGCTGGCGGCGCGGGCGCTGGACGTGCTCGAGGCACGGCGCGAGCAGGCCACCGCCGCGCTGGAGGCGTCCGAGGCCCGCTTCCGCGGGCTGCTGGAGACGACGCCGGCACCGCTGCTGACGGTGGACTCGCTCGGGCTCCTGCGCTTCGTCAACGCGGAGGCGGAGCGGGTGTTCGGCTACTCGCGCGAGGAGCTGCTGGGGCGGGAGGTGGAGGTGCTGGTGCCGGAGGGACTCTTCGGCGGGCACCGCGTGGGCTCAGACCTGTCGGAGCGCGCCCTGGACGGGCTGCGCAAGGACGGCAGCCGGGTGCCCCTGGAGGTCCGTCTGCGCCCGGTGTCCGGTGAGCAGGGGCCGAGCGTGCTCGCCGTCCTCCGCGACGTCACCGAGCGGGAGCTCCACCTCGCCAGCGTCCAGCGGGCCCGCGAGGAGGCGGAGATGCAGCGCAGCCGCCTGCAGGCGCTGCTGGACCATGCACCGGTGGGGGTCATCTTCCTGGACCTGGAGCACGGCGCCGTCATCGCCAACCCGGTGGCGGAGAACATGGTCGGGATGTCCCTGCCCTTCATCGGGAAGCGAGGCTACCTGGACCGGCTGCGGCACCCGGACGGCCGGCCCGTGCGGGAAGAGGAGCTGCCCTCCACGCTCGCGGCCCGGACGGGCAAGATGGTGGGCCCGGCCGAGTTCCGCATCGACTATCACGATGGACGCTCGCTGCCGGTACTGACCACGGCGGCGCCCGTGCTCGACGCCTCGGGGAGGGCGCGCGGCGTGGTCATCACCGCGCAGGACCTGACCACGCGCCACGAGCTGGAGCGGCTGCGCGAGGAGTACGTGAGCCTCATCTCGCACGACCTGCGCAGCCCGCTGCAGACCATCAACCTGAGGGCGAGCCTGCTCCGGCGGGGCCTTCGGGAGCGGCGGTTGTCACGCGAGGAAGAGCTGACGGAGGCCATCCTGCGCAGCGTGGCCTGGATGAACTCCATGATTGAGGAGCTGCTGGAGGGCTCGCGGCTGGAGGCGAAGCGGGACACGCTGCGCCGCGAGCCGAAGGACCTGGTGCGCTTCCTGGAGGAGGTGCTGGAGCGGGACGTGCCGCCGGACCTGCGCGAGCGCTTCCGGCTGGAGGTGGCGGGCCCGATGCCGCACGTCTGGGTGGACCCGGCACGGCTGGAGCGGGTGCTGGCCAACCTGCTGGGCAACGCCGCGAAGTACAGCCCGGCGGCGCTGCCCGTCGTCGTCCGCGCGCGGGCGCACGAGGCGCACGTGGTGGTGTCGGTGAGCGACCAGGGGCCGGGGCTGGCCCCCGAGGACGCGGTCCACATCTTCGAGAAGTACTACCGCACGCGGCAGGGCAGCGCGTCCGACACGAAGGGGCTGGGGCTGGGGCTGTACATCAGCCGCCTCATCATCGAGGCGCACGACGGGCGCATCTGGGTCGAGAGCCAGCCGGGCCGTGGCGCCTCCTTCTGCTTCAGCCTGCCGGTGGGGCCCCCGCGCCAGCAGCCCGCTTCCGCACCGGGAACCCCGGCCCACGAGCCGGGGCCCCCGGGCCGGGGGTGA
- a CDS encoding TolB family protein, producing the protein MKRSWPWRARLFAALAVLGVGCSGRCGGASGTGSLSREEVRAIPGAVVFLSERAGQKDVWRVEPDGKETQLTRGEEDDYPGPPSPDGKSLLVIAAREEGGLHFQQLRVLPLDGGAAVPLHAPRARARNASWAPDGSWLVAESDAKGFSDVVKLLPREGVPEVPLTQVQQGCFEPSVSPDGAEVAYVCSREGDPEIYVARADGTQERRLTAFHREDRTPVWSPDGKWLVFVSDREGRERLFLVKPDGADLRPVSGEAFAGDEREAAFSPDGQKLVYVSRLPDGLSRIWVAQVAGGAPVALTDGKHRDDMPAWSPDGKYLAFVSERGGDTDVYLMRADGTGQTRLTTARGADWLPRWVARR; encoded by the coding sequence ATGAAGCGTTCCTGGCCGTGGCGGGCGCGGCTGTTCGCCGCGCTCGCCGTGCTCGGTGTCGGATGCTCCGGCCGGTGTGGCGGAGCGTCTGGCACCGGGTCGCTGTCGAGGGAAGAGGTCCGCGCCATTCCGGGCGCGGTGGTCTTCCTGTCGGAGCGGGCGGGGCAGAAGGATGTGTGGCGGGTCGAGCCGGACGGGAAGGAGACGCAGCTCACACGCGGTGAGGAGGACGACTACCCCGGACCGCCGTCGCCGGATGGGAAGTCCCTGCTGGTCATCGCGGCGCGCGAGGAGGGCGGGCTCCACTTCCAGCAGCTGCGCGTGCTGCCCCTGGACGGTGGCGCGGCGGTGCCGCTGCATGCGCCCCGGGCGCGCGCGCGCAACGCGAGCTGGGCGCCGGACGGCTCGTGGCTGGTGGCCGAGTCGGACGCGAAGGGCTTCAGCGACGTGGTGAAGCTGCTGCCTCGCGAGGGCGTGCCGGAGGTGCCGCTGACGCAGGTGCAGCAGGGCTGCTTCGAGCCGTCGGTGTCCCCGGACGGCGCGGAGGTGGCCTACGTGTGCAGCCGCGAGGGTGACCCGGAAATCTACGTGGCGCGCGCGGACGGCACCCAGGAGCGGCGCCTCACCGCCTTCCACCGCGAGGACCGCACGCCCGTGTGGAGTCCGGACGGGAAGTGGCTCGTCTTCGTCAGCGACCGGGAGGGCCGCGAGCGGCTGTTCCTGGTGAAGCCGGACGGCGCGGACCTGCGGCCGGTGTCCGGTGAGGCCTTCGCGGGCGACGAGCGCGAGGCCGCCTTCAGCCCGGACGGGCAGAAGCTGGTGTACGTGAGCCGCCTGCCGGACGGCCTGAGTCGCATCTGGGTGGCACAGGTGGCGGGCGGCGCGCCGGTGGCGCTCACGGACGGGAAGCACCGCGACGACATGCCCGCGTGGAGCCCGGACGGGAAGTACCTGGCCTTCGTCTCCGAGCGTGGCGGCGACACGGACGTCTACCTCATGCGCGCGGACGGCACGGGGCAGACGCGGCTCACCACCGCCAGGGGCGCGGACTGGCTGCCGCGCTGGGTGGCCCGGCGCTGA